TTAAATTCATGAAGGATATTATCTTTTGTGTACCTTAAAACTAAATTGCTTCTCCCAAGGTCATTTCCAAAATTTATTGTACCTGACAATAATCCAATTCCTTCTCTGTATAAAAACTTCTCTTCAACCTCTTTTAACTTAGTATATATTTGAGGTTTATAAATTTCATTTCTATTATGAAATGTGAAGTCAATAAAATAGTCTTTGTTCTCAAAGATTAAAGGATAGGTTTTGCTTTCTATATGTTTCTCAAGTTTCTTAGATTCAAAATTATAAATCGATATATCGCCTTTATTAACTGAGTAGGATGTAGCATTTAATATTTGTGATTGCCTTTTTCTTGCTTTACTAAAAGTAGATTCGAGGTTATTGCATTCAATAACCAAAGTAAAGTCTGTATGATCTACCTTTAAAATTTGCATTATGACCAGAATGAAGTATAACCATTTGATTGAAGACGAGTCTCCATTTCTTTAAGCTTCGCATTTGATTTTTTAAAGTCGGCTGTTATTATTCTTTGCAAATTCGTTAGAACCTTTCCTGTTTTTGTTTCATCTCCTTCGATTCTTGACAAAATCTTCATACTTGTCATTTCGTCTAAAGCATTTGTCAGCCAATTAGCAGTTTTATTTTGACTGGCATAGAAACAATAAATCAAAAATTCATCTCTAACTCTATAAGCAATTTTGAATGGGGTTCCTTCAAGTTCATTATTTATATTCTGAAGGAATCCTATAATTTCATCCTTCTCTTTAAAAATTTGAGAATACACTTCAGCTCCTGACGTATATTTTCCAATCAGGTCATTTGATTTATAGTATTCATCATCTGATTTTGGATAATTCCAATCTTCTTTATTCAAATCAAGACCACCCGTAAGGTCAACATTGTTCATTTCAAGGTCATTGCCCTGTCAAGAACTTTTCTGCTAAACGAATGTGTTGTTTCGTCCATGTTCACAGTTCCAATAACAATAAGATTTTCGGAATACTAATACCTTCAGAAAACTTACTTTCGGTTAACCCCAAATCCGCTAATAAATCGGTATAAAGTTTTTGATTCTCAAAACTCTCTTTTGAAATAATGTGATCAGTAACTAGTTCTCCATTTTTTACTTGTCTTGTTTCAACTATACTAAGATACTCTGCAAAGTATTGCTCCACAGGAGCAAGATTCATTTCGTCAAGGCAAAGAAAAAATGGAACATCTTTATGCTTCCATGCTTTTGCAATAAATCTGAGATAGGAAGTGATAATATACTTTTCTCCATCCTTTCCTATTCTGCTTACATAACCCATTAGTTCCGAAGAGTCATGCCAATTAGGTCTAACAGGAATTAGTTCAAAATTCCCAGGCTTTTTAGGGTCAATTCTTAATTCTTCCTTGCTGCAAGTTTTGTAGGCAAGAGTTCTAACCAATCTTGATTTTCCGGTTCCTGATATTCCTGCTAAAAAGAATAAAGGTTTTGTTTTTATGGCTGTTAATATATTCATATCATCCTGATTATTTTCTTTAGGTTTTTGAATCGGCTTGATTGGAGTTGGCTTAGTTGTGCTTCCATTGAAATTAAGTTTACAATTTTCAAGTATTTGTGCTATTGTATCGTCTTGAGATAATTGTAATAATTGACTGATGTTCTTTAATCTGTTCACGGAACTGTCCAAACCAATTCGTGGACCATTTAAATATGTTGTCTCACTGCTGCCCAAACTTTGCCATTGCCAGTCATTTGGTATTGATAAATTATTCAGAATCTCTAATCGTATGAATTTGTTCCACTTTCCACTAACAGTAAAATCTTTCCCTAAATCACTGAATATTGTTTTGTTGCCCCTTTCAGTTGTTGGAATGTCAATTTTGTCAAGTCTACTCAATAAAACCCAACGATCAGTTCTATTAACAACAAAGACGAAGTCACCTAAATTTAAATTTTTGAATTTAGTTTCATTCCAGTAAAAGTATTTGGAATCATCACTGAAAAGTTCTTTTGCATTTGATGAAGCAGCACTTTTTACTTCATATATCATTACCTGTTCTGTCATAACTCATTATATTTTTTAGCTGTCCCTTTTGCCTTTTCAACTGGATATTTTTCAGCGTTTCGTTGAATTTTCTCAAGTACAATATCTTTCACATCAAACTGGAACTTATCAGCTAGAAGAAATGCAAAAGCGAAAATATCAGCCAATTCTTCTTTTACTTTTTCTTTGTTAGCTTCATCAGCATTTTTCCAAAGAAATAACTCAAGCAACTCACCCGCTTCAACATTTATTGCAAGTGCTAAATCTTTGGGATTGTGGAACTGTTCCCAATCTCTTTCATTTCTGAATTTTAAGAGTGCTTGTATTATTTCTTCGCTTTCCTTCATTACTTATTAGGTTTTTGCATGGTTAAAGCCAGTTTGTATTCATCATCATAAGGCAATTGCAATTGAGAAAGCATTTCGGGAATTGCCAAAGCCCAACTAACGTAATAGTATGCAAGAATGTGATAACCTGAAAATGTTTTGCCCTTGATAGAACTGATTCTGTAGTCGTCTTTGTCGGGTCTGTAGCCTTGTGTACCTTGCATAGCTATTTCAAAAGCGATTTTCTTTATCTCTTCTTTAGGCATTCCTTCAAAAAATTGCAACGCATCAACCATGAACATGACCACTGCCATGTTTGTCCCTATGCTCTGTTGTGACTTTTGGAATTTTTCCATTTCCCTTTCTTTGTAAGGGTCTTTGGATTCCAAATCATAGGGATCTTTTTCAATGGATGATAGTAGATTGTCTATATTCGTTCTTTTTGTTCTGAATTCTTTTTCGTTCACAAGCTCAAAGTTCTTGTCAAGTTTTAAGTCTTCAGCCCAATGTAATACCAATTCATATTCTTCAGCTGGTTCTTTGTCATCTCTGTATTGCAGGTATTCTTCATAAAAGTCATTTGCATGTTTTAATTCGCTTGGTGTTGCATTGAAGTCCTTTATGAAATCAAGTCCGAACAATTCTTTAAATTGAATTGCATTCACGAGATTGTAAACCTTACTTTTTGAAATGATGTCTTTAGGTGATAGTTCAACAATCTTTATATCAGTTACGGCTTTTAAGCCTTCTTGCAACATAGTGTAAAGGGATATAAACTGATATGCTCTTAAGTCAGGGTATTCGGTAAATAAGAACTGTTCAATGAACAAATCAATTGGAGTATTGAAGATTTGCCGATTAATTCCATCAAAAAGGTTCGAACAATAATCTGCTATAGACTTTTCAGAAATTCCCAGTTTATTCAATTTCTTTATTGTCGGCTCAAGTCCGGCAATAAAATGAGTTTTGTGACTCTGATATGAGGTAAATAATTGATTCAAGTCGTTTTTCTTGCCTGAACTACAAAATCAAGATGAACCAATTCATGCATGATGAGATGTTCAACAGCCGGATAGCTTGGTTTATATCTTACTATATGAACTTCTCTATCGTAATTCTCAGCAAACTCAAATTTTGCAGCGGTCGGTATTTCTTCGTCTTGAACAATGTCAATTCTTCTGTCACCTTCAAATTCAAGTTTGTGTCTGTATTCTCTGAAAATCTTTTTACCTATACCAGAAGCAATAATCTTTTTAGCAATTTCAAATGCTTGTCTTACTGAGTTTTGATAAAGAACATCTTTGTTTTTATTTAACTTAATAGCTTGAATGGTGCTGTAAAAAGCAGACTGCAAGTCTGCTTCCATTTCAGCAATCAGTCCTAATGCAAAATGAGTGTTAGGATATTTGTCGTTTATCCTAATAGCTTCCCAAAAGTATTTTTTCGCTTCTTCAAGTTTGCCTTGTTGCATTAAGTTAGCACCGATGTTATTTATTGTGATATTGTCATTCGGATTTACAATTAATGCTTGGTCATAATATTTCATAGCAGTTGAAACATCATTTTTAAATTTTGCAAAGATGTTTCCCATCATAAGCAAAGCCCAGGCGTTTTTTGAGTCCCAACGTAAGGCATCAATTAAGCAATTGATAGCGTCTTCCTGGTTGCCTTCATCTGAAAGTATTTGCCCCATAATTCGGTGATATTCCGAATTTGTTGGATTCTTTTCAATTAGATTTTTAAGGATTGGTTTAGCTTCAAGGTATTTACCTTTCTCACAAAGGGCTACTATTTTTTTGTAGTCATTCTCCTGAGATAAAATTGTTGGCGTATCAATCTCAATCTTTACCCAATTATTTTCAATTACTACTTTGGGTTGATATGGTCCGTAAGTGTAATAACTTTTTAACGTGTTGATTATTAAGTCATTACCCCCCCCTATAAATTCTGGAAAGATGGTAAATAAAAAGTCGTCTATTTTATGTATAATTTGCATTTATTCAGTCCTTGATTTTTGTTAAAGCCTTTTTTATTCCTTGTTCAGCAAGTGGGTCTTCACCTACAGCTTCAATT
This region of Sphingobacteriales bacterium genomic DNA includes:
- a CDS encoding nucleotide pyrophosphohydrolase, translating into MKESEEIIQALLKFRNERDWEQFHNPKDLALAINVEAGELLELFLWKNADEANKEKVKEELADIFAFAFLLADKFQFDVKDIVLEKIQRNAEKYPVEKAKGTAKKYNEL
- a CDS encoding DUF2357 domain-containing protein, whose translation is MQILKVDHTDFTLVIECNNLESTFSKARKRQSQILNATSYSVNKGDISIYNFESKKLEKHIESKTYPLIFENKDYFIDFTFHNRNEIYKPQIYTKLKEVEEKFLYREGIGLLSGTINFGNDLGRSNLVLRYTKDNILHEFNFGFEVFPTKLNYREDYEKIVQDIEKEYPYLVLDFLKKTYTSFKTGNSPNTNLIWWQVFGGLYKDFIKSSKFILNKPHSRIIRQTKHVKADRIQKWTSALEEEYAQFNSFPNKSYRSSIKH
- a CDS encoding tetratricopeptide repeat protein, whose translation is MQIIHKIDDFLFTIFPEFIGGGNDLIINTLKSYYTYGPYQPKVVIENNWVKIEIDTPTILSQENDYKKIVALCEKGKYLEAKPILKNLIEKNPTNSEYHRIMGQILSDEGNQEDAINCLIDALRWDSKNAWALLMMGNIFAKFKNDVSTAMKYYDQALIVNPNDNITINNIGANLMQQGKLEEAKKYFWEAIRINDKYPNTHFALGLIAEMEADLQSAFYSTIQAIKLNKNKDVLYQNSVRQAFEIAKKIIASGIGKKIFREYRHKLEFEGDRRIDIVQDEEIPTAAKFEFAENYDREVHIVRYKPSYPAVEHLIMHELVHLDFVVQARKTT